In the genome of Candidatus Cloacimonadaceae bacterium, one region contains:
- the lepA gene encoding translation elongation factor 4 yields the protein MKQEHIRNFCIVAHIDHGKSTLADRFLEATHVIGKGAEVAQVLDSMDLEREKGITIKSHAIRMIHNYKGQDYILNLIDTPGHVDFSYEVSRALASCEGAILLVDASQGIEAQTMSNLYLALENNLELLPALNKIDLPKADIEGTEHDLVEILGCKPTDIKRVSAKAGLGIIELLDAVVEVLPAPKGVENSPPKALIFDSYFDMYRGVVVLVRVFDGMLKKGDRIRLFSNAREYDIEEIGYLGLKFSPQKELLTGEAGYVIANIKEVADARVGDTITLAKGGCTEILPGFMEPKPMVYSGIFPINGEDYENLVDSIAKLKLNDASLIYEKENSAALGYGFRCGFLGMLHLEIVKERMMREYNIPIIATTPSVRFLIKLKNGSDIIVNNPIDFPDPNYIDTIEEPFMETEIIVPTDYIGNIMKLAQDRRGIQKNIQYIDEKRVALHYEMPLIEIIFDFYDKLKTVSRGYASLDYSFKDYRPSNVVKVDILINGEKVDAMSFICHHDKAHNWGKSVTTTLSEVIPRHMFKIALQASIGAKIIARSTINAMRKDVLAKCYGGDVSRKRKLLDKQKEGKKKMKDIGSVSVPQEAFLAVLKADRD from the coding sequence ATGAAACAGGAACACATACGAAACTTCTGCATCGTCGCCCACATCGATCATGGAAAATCTACTCTGGCGGATCGGTTTTTGGAAGCGACTCACGTGATCGGCAAAGGCGCTGAGGTGGCTCAGGTCTTGGACAGCATGGATTTGGAACGCGAAAAAGGCATCACCATCAAGAGCCACGCCATCAGAATGATCCACAACTATAAAGGACAGGACTATATCCTGAATCTGATCGACACCCCCGGGCACGTGGATTTTTCCTATGAAGTTTCCCGCGCGTTAGCTTCCTGCGAAGGCGCGATCCTTTTAGTGGACGCCTCCCAGGGCATCGAAGCGCAAACGATGAGCAACCTTTATCTGGCTCTGGAAAATAACCTAGAGCTGCTGCCGGCACTGAACAAAATTGATCTGCCCAAGGCGGATATCGAAGGCACGGAACACGATCTGGTGGAAATCCTCGGCTGCAAACCCACTGACATCAAACGCGTGAGCGCCAAAGCCGGACTCGGCATCATCGAACTTTTGGACGCCGTCGTCGAAGTCCTTCCCGCTCCCAAAGGCGTGGAAAATTCTCCTCCCAAAGCTTTGATCTTCGATTCCTATTTTGATATGTATCGCGGCGTGGTGGTGTTGGTGCGCGTCTTTGACGGAATGCTGAAAAAGGGAGACCGCATCCGGCTTTTTTCAAACGCCCGTGAATATGATATCGAAGAGATCGGATATCTGGGGCTCAAGTTCTCTCCCCAAAAGGAATTGTTGACCGGTGAGGCGGGATATGTGATCGCCAATATCAAAGAAGTGGCGGACGCGCGCGTCGGAGATACCATCACTCTCGCCAAGGGCGGCTGCACGGAAATCCTGCCAGGCTTTATGGAGCCGAAACCGATGGTCTATAGCGGCATCTTTCCGATCAACGGCGAGGACTATGAAAACCTCGTGGATTCGATCGCCAAGCTTAAGCTAAACGACGCCTCGCTCATCTATGAAAAGGAAAATTCCGCCGCGCTCGGATATGGTTTTCGTTGCGGATTCCTCGGCATGCTGCATCTGGAGATCGTGAAAGAACGCATGATGCGGGAATATAACATTCCGATCATTGCCACAACGCCCAGCGTGCGCTTTCTGATCAAGCTCAAAAACGGATCCGACATCATCGTCAACAACCCCATCGACTTTCCTGATCCAAACTATATCGACACCATCGAAGAACCCTTTATGGAGACGGAGATCATCGTTCCCACGGATTATATCGGCAACATCATGAAACTGGCTCAGGATCGCCGCGGCATCCAGAAAAACATCCAGTATATCGATGAAAAACGCGTAGCATTGCATTATGAGATGCCGTTGATCGAGATTATCTTCGATTTTTATGACAAGCTCAAAACCGTGAGCCGCGGCTATGCCTCGCTGGATTACTCCTTCAAGGATTACCGTCCCTCAAACGTGGTCAAGGTGGATATCCTGATCAACGGCGAAAAGGTTGATGCCATGAGCTTTATCTGCCATCACGACAAAGCTCATAATTGGGGAAAAAGCGTCACCACCACGCTCTCGGAAGTGATCCCGCGGCACATGTTCAAGATCGCCCTGCAGGCTTCCATCGGAGCCAAGATCATCGCCCGCAGCACAATCAACGCCATGCGCAAGGATGTGCTGGCAAAGTGCTATGGCGGAGACGTATCGCGCAAACGCAAGCTATTGGACAAACAAAAGGAAGGCAAGAAAAAGATGAAGGATATCGGCAGCGTGTCCGTCCCCCAGGAAGCTTTCCTCGCAGTTTTGAAAGCGGATCGCGATTGA
- a CDS encoding DUF3795 domain-containing protein has translation MTTKTAKDYLCYCGLNCRMCSIVATLPRLAGNLHQTLQEDGWEFYGSELFPEFPDFWKVLKSISELDQTSPFCRGGCGDPDCGIRKCAIAKDIDVCAFCVEFPCKQLTDFIRRYPFIVQNNHRIREIGIDAWLTEQEELAAKGITNRDLCIQSGM, from the coding sequence ATGACGACTAAAACCGCAAAAGACTACTTGTGTTACTGTGGACTGAACTGCAGGATGTGCAGCATCGTTGCCACCTTGCCGCGCCTGGCGGGAAACTTGCATCAAACCCTTCAGGAAGACGGTTGGGAATTCTATGGTTCCGAGCTCTTTCCCGAGTTTCCGGATTTCTGGAAAGTGTTGAAAAGCATCTCCGAACTTGATCAGACCAGCCCTTTTTGCCGCGGCGGCTGTGGAGACCCTGATTGCGGGATCCGCAAGTGCGCCATCGCCAAAGACATCGACGTCTGTGCTTTCTGCGTCGAATTTCCCTGTAAACAACTAACCGATTTCATTAGACGTTATCCGTTTATAGTGCAGAACAATCACCGCATCCGCGAGATCGGCATCGACGCCTGGCTAACAGAACAGGAAGAACTGGCTGCCAAAGGTATCACAAACCGTGATCTGTGCATTCAATCCGGCATGTGA
- a CDS encoding metal ABC transporter permease: MFEYGFLVYALIGAVLSAVSLALFSPFVTLRKISYMGEALSHIGFAGIAIALILGIDLFATTLAFVVLIALAIGFLAQHKKLEEANGITIFLSVSMALGVVLISLKKSYTFDLSSYLFGNVLLIGKAEIIYLILLLIANLTFILVFYKELFYLSYNSEMAAFYRIRANLINRIFLALLAANIVLNLKSAGIILVSAQLILPAATAFNLVRRLGSAIVVSLIVGLVAALGGFACSWYLNLPTGATIVLLEFGLYLASLGVKRR; the protein is encoded by the coding sequence ATGTTTGAATATGGCTTTTTGGTCTATGCTTTGATCGGCGCGGTGCTTTCCGCTGTTAGTTTGGCGCTTTTTTCTCCGTTTGTGACCCTGCGTAAGATATCCTATATGGGTGAAGCGCTTTCCCACATTGGCTTTGCGGGTATCGCCATCGCTTTGATACTCGGCATCGATCTCTTTGCCACGACCCTCGCTTTTGTAGTCCTGATCGCGCTTGCCATCGGTTTCCTCGCCCAACACAAAAAGCTGGAGGAAGCCAACGGCATCACCATCTTCCTCTCCGTTTCCATGGCATTGGGCGTGGTGCTGATCTCGCTCAAAAAGAGCTACACTTTCGATCTTTCCAGCTATCTTTTCGGAAACGTCCTGCTCATCGGCAAAGCCGAGATCATCTATCTGATCCTGCTGCTGATTGCCAATCTGACGTTTATCCTCGTCTTCTACAAAGAGCTCTTTTACCTCTCCTACAATTCAGAAATGGCAGCATTTTACCGCATCCGCGCGAATCTCATCAACCGCATTTTCCTCGCTCTGCTGGCTGCCAACATCGTTCTCAATCTCAAATCCGCGGGCATCATCCTTGTGAGTGCGCAATTGATCCTGCCAGCAGCTACGGCGTTCAATCTTGTCCGCAGACTCGGCTCCGCCATCGTTGTCAGCCTAATTGTGGGTTTGGTCGCGGCGCTGGGAGGCTTTGCGTGTTCCTGGTATCTGAATCTGCCCACCGGCGCGACGATCGTGCTGCTGGAGTTTGGTCTATATCTTGCGAGCTTGGGTGTGAAGAGGAGATGA
- a CDS encoding ABC transporter ATP-binding protein → MEIISTRDLIKDYDLGKVKVRALSGVDMTIARGEFVAIMGPSGSGKSTLMHIIGCLDSPSTGDYLLEGEMVSAMPKSALASIRNKKIGFVFQSFNLLPHLSLLKNVELPLMYSGMNPSRRKEKARWIIESVGLSDRIKHKPSELSGGQRQRVAIARAIVNDPTILLADEPTGNLDSQAGGDILEIFSQLHRNGNTVIIVTHDPAVAARADRIIRIMDGRIESGDSA, encoded by the coding sequence ATGGAGATTATCAGCACCCGAGATCTGATCAAGGATTATGACCTGGGAAAGGTGAAAGTCCGCGCTTTGAGCGGAGTCGATATGACTATCGCGAGGGGGGAGTTTGTCGCCATTATGGGTCCCTCCGGATCGGGGAAAAGCACTCTGATGCATATCATTGGGTGTCTGGACAGTCCTTCGACGGGAGATTATCTTTTGGAAGGGGAGATGGTGAGCGCGATGCCAAAATCAGCGCTGGCTTCGATCCGCAACAAAAAGATCGGCTTTGTGTTCCAATCCTTCAACCTGCTTCCGCATCTGAGCTTACTCAAAAACGTGGAGCTGCCGCTGATGTATAGCGGCATGAATCCTTCACGCAGAAAAGAAAAGGCAAGATGGATCATCGAAAGCGTGGGGCTCAGCGACCGCATCAAACACAAGCCATCGGAGCTTTCCGGCGGGCAGAGACAACGCGTTGCGATCGCCAGAGCGATCGTGAACGACCCCACCATCCTTTTGGCGGACGAACCCACCGGAAATCTCGATTCCCAAGCCGGAGGAGATATCCTGGAGATATTTTCCCAGCTTCACCGCAATGGAAACACCGTGATCATCGTCACCCACGATCCCGCCGTCGCCGCTCGTGCCGATCGTATCATCCGCATCATGGATGGAAGGATTGAAAGTGGCGATTCAGCTTAG
- a CDS encoding BamA/TamA family outer membrane protein, which yields MKKLPVLIAILLCALQIGALRIREVSYSADFPFDEVRLRQVSGLRKGAEYSPELLKMAITAMQTELSRQGRHFVKIPYPELIPVSEEELDLSFLLDEIISSRQVSVHFVGMRYFSEAKLKQVLLIGEERRFSIDELPGLMNLILDQYHQRAYLFAKVSLDSLVYGDALGAWLRIEEGKPFKAERYYFEGNQYTRDQTLIKLSGLAQKPLITPQALDQAEQNILRKAYIRDAIIEPIEENSLLIKIEEGKMTYLEGILGINQRELKTELSGLLRLKFLNLWGSDRSISLYWKEHSGSGELELSYHESGLNRFPLSGDLYLYRAVQDSSWIKSQVRAEIYSYFANHRYGIEMVGESIAPGMRRPIIVDKNARRSIGAFWRFDNSRPRINPAKGIEADLVYRIIYSDLAKRFRDAFEADYSTYLRISNRFVTSLGFHLRNLNDTAALDYELYKMGGYSSLRGYGEDEIRSHRLGWANYELRYHLSPQSRAFVFFDHGAYALPLNRFKSDLLALGLGIKVNTRLGILGIAYGLGYRENGFADFGSGMVHAGLDLSF from the coding sequence ATGAAGAAGCTGCCGGTTCTGATCGCCATCCTGCTCTGCGCTTTGCAGATCGGTGCTCTCAGGATCAGGGAGGTTTCCTATTCCGCGGATTTTCCCTTTGACGAAGTGAGGCTGAGACAGGTTTCGGGCTTGAGGAAAGGAGCAGAATATTCCCCGGAGCTCCTGAAAATGGCGATCACCGCTATGCAGACCGAGCTAAGCAGACAGGGACGCCATTTCGTGAAAATCCCTTATCCGGAGCTGATTCCGGTTTCTGAGGAAGAGCTGGATTTGAGCTTTCTTTTGGACGAGATCATCAGTTCAAGGCAGGTATCGGTTCACTTTGTCGGCATGCGTTATTTTTCCGAGGCAAAGCTGAAACAGGTTTTGCTCATCGGAGAGGAACGCAGATTCAGCATTGATGAGCTGCCGGGCTTGATGAACCTGATCCTGGATCAATATCATCAACGCGCCTATCTCTTTGCCAAGGTGAGCCTGGACTCATTGGTTTATGGGGACGCGCTCGGCGCCTGGCTGAGAATCGAGGAAGGCAAGCCTTTCAAGGCGGAACGCTACTATTTTGAGGGCAACCAATATACCCGCGATCAAACCCTGATCAAGCTTTCCGGGCTGGCGCAAAAGCCTTTGATCACCCCCCAGGCTCTCGATCAGGCGGAACAAAACATCCTGCGCAAAGCCTATATCCGGGACGCGATCATCGAACCGATCGAGGAAAACAGCCTCCTGATCAAGATCGAAGAAGGCAAGATGACCTATCTGGAAGGCATCCTGGGAATCAACCAGCGTGAATTGAAAACCGAGCTCAGCGGTCTGTTGCGCTTGAAGTTTCTCAATCTCTGGGGTTCGGATCGATCGATCAGTCTGTATTGGAAAGAACACAGCGGCAGCGGAGAACTGGAACTCAGCTATCATGAATCAGGGCTCAACCGCTTTCCGCTCTCCGGCGATCTCTATCTCTATCGCGCAGTGCAGGATTCTTCCTGGATCAAATCTCAGGTCCGCGCCGAGATTTATTCCTATTTTGCCAATCACCGCTATGGCATCGAAATGGTGGGTGAATCCATCGCTCCGGGCATGCGGCGTCCCATTATCGTGGATAAAAACGCCCGCCGCAGCATCGGCGCGTTCTGGAGATTCGACAACAGCCGCCCGAGGATCAATCCTGCCAAAGGCATCGAAGCTGATCTCGTCTATCGCATAATCTACTCAGACCTCGCGAAACGTTTCAGGGACGCCTTTGAAGCGGATTACAGCACCTACTTGAGGATATCAAACCGCTTTGTGACGTCGCTGGGATTTCACCTTCGCAACCTCAACGACACCGCGGCTTTGGATTATGAACTCTATAAAATGGGTGGTTATTCCAGCCTGCGGGGCTATGGCGAAGATGAGATCAGAAGCCACCGGCTCGGATGGGCAAATTATGAGCTGCGCTATCACCTCAGTCCCCAATCGCGCGCATTCGTCTTTTTTGATCATGGCGCTTACGCATTGCCGCTGAATCGTTTCAAATCAGACCTCCTCGCTCTGGGGCTTGGCATCAAAGTGAATACCAGACTCGGAATTCTGGGTATCGCCTATGGGCTTGGCTATCGGGAAAACGGCTTTGCGGATTTCGGTTCCGGCATGGTTCATGCCGGGCTTGATTTGTCTTTTTAG
- a CDS encoding carboxypeptidase regulatory-like domain-containing protein → MKKILLINLMIAISLLCFAGIDEFYSFNATTGTYVPITGTPIPSIHSDDALSEAINIGFTFPYGENVYTVVRVSSNGWVGFGPTFAHSNLSNQLLSTEYRPLAAPLWDDISLSGGTAQYLVTGTAPNRIFTVQYQNARWNYSATNQFNFQVRLYETGKIDFIYGTYTGTPSNASASIGINMLPGGSTWIYSVTPGPPATVSQTTENISISAFPANGTIYEFLPLVAANNDLAAVGLLGDTTPSQGTPTNYTITVRNRGSNAQNVYQVKLVTSTGAELASIAGTPIAAGQTIDFTVTWTPATEGPLIIRGRVVLVGDQNPNNDQTQPLNITVMPEGMVVVTVGAGDQQAQIPVNMYWMNSLFETLYYPQELGMFGTVTALSFYNSFVTNLPNKPTKIWLGSTQNDNLAGGWIPSTQLTLVYDGNVNYPIGQNTITIPLQTPYTYAGGNLVMMVNRPMDTQYFSPSDVFYSQTVGTNRSLHIYSDGTQYFPENPPTGATPTGQFPKTTFHMTPIGPNPIFMVNPSSHNYGTVLLNSTHNRNFNVMNVGGGTLTITSIGIAGSEYMTLQNLPALPANLNTGQLLTFTARYNPTIAGNHTATITVNDHLRSGGRSTRDRLPNTIALTGSCVDPTITALPYLQNFDAVTAPALPVQWTTIVQSIAPAAGVTTSATTPYSAPNSALMTNSTDANASLIFVAPPYVNTINTNATRTKFYARSSGANFTLSVGVLTNPQIAATYIETQVITLSTTWTEYVVTFGGYTGTGRTIAFKHGLGGTNRSIFLDNIMLEYIPQNDLAALSITGNTTPSVGMLSNYSISIFNWGSNPQTTYQVKLFRTGDVELGSVAGPNINPGQTVVVAVPWTPTVEGATQVYGKVFLTGDQNNLNDQTPNFPVVVQPQGLMVLTIGSGNQTGRFPLDMYYMNSLFETLYYPAELGNTIGVIFGVGFYNNFATNLPNKPTKIWMGTTTQNDLSAGWIPSTQLTLVFDGNVNYPSGQNLIHIPFTTPFMYLNGQNLVLLVNRPMDTQYFSPSDLFLTQTVGTNRARNAYSDGIAYDPANPPTATASGAFPKTSFYIVPGGVGHINGTVYGAGGAPLAGVLMQFATGGYSATTNAQGLYQIQNLITGTYQVTFSKYGYINQTQTVEISEDVTLTLNINLVQMPQVTVGGTILASDTGLGLPGAGIFLQGYDNYSGTTNTQGLFSIPTVYANQTYNYTVICPGYQNASGVINVGSTNYSFGNIILSEIAYAPRQVQGEIINNNTQISLQWQAPDPTALDLTESFEGDSFPPESWSRVINNNGPANANGVFPTWCRTGGITIGGNPVNPTDGSHQAGLWWSYSHQDEWLMTPSFNCPPAAYLRFDSYVFLGSTNGDHYYVKVSANGGTTWTILWDASALTGGWNYYTTPININLSMYEGQQIKLAWHADDPPSNDGLWYVWFIDDIYVGNEVGALRFAASDFSRTSVSSTRPNTSIDASLPLRLSKDVRHAYPRVEGKFTATNVQSGGRYNSRALIGYKVWRLTAGMEQSEQTWTLLTTATIPGQTLIDTNWMNLPNNTYRWAVRAVYTSNVMSVPAFSNQLVKQVVSGSISGVVRTPQTAPIQGATITAGAFTATTNTSGAYSLLVPVGTYSVTASKTGFITLTVHDVLVNTNLTTTVNFVLHPGSATDDDLMPVYHTELGGNFPNPFNPETTISYAVKDPSAVSIGIYNVKGQLVRTLVNKEHNSGRFSVVFNGKDDAGKNIASGIYFYRMTAGSFVSTKKMILMQ, encoded by the coding sequence ATGAAAAAGATCCTCTTGATTAACCTGATGATCGCAATCTCTTTGTTATGTTTTGCCGGCATAGACGAGTTTTACTCATTCAATGCCACCACTGGAACATACGTTCCGATCACAGGAACCCCAATTCCGTCGATTCACTCGGACGATGCCTTATCCGAAGCCATCAATATCGGGTTTACCTTTCCCTATGGAGAAAACGTTTATACGGTGGTTCGCGTTTCCTCAAACGGATGGGTGGGTTTTGGTCCAACTTTTGCTCACAGCAATCTGAGCAACCAGCTTCTGTCCACCGAGTACCGTCCTTTGGCAGCACCGCTCTGGGATGACATCAGTTTGTCCGGCGGCACGGCACAGTATCTCGTGACGGGCACGGCGCCAAACCGGATCTTCACGGTTCAGTATCAAAACGCGAGGTGGAATTACAGCGCCACCAACCAGTTCAACTTTCAGGTGCGTCTCTATGAAACCGGAAAGATAGACTTCATCTATGGCACCTATACCGGCACGCCTTCCAACGCTTCGGCTTCCATCGGGATAAACATGCTGCCCGGTGGATCAACCTGGATCTACAGCGTAACTCCCGGTCCGCCGGCAACTGTATCCCAAACCACGGAAAACATATCAATCTCAGCCTTCCCAGCCAATGGCACCATCTATGAGTTCCTGCCTTTAGTGGCAGCAAACAACGATCTGGCGGCTGTGGGACTACTTGGAGATACCACTCCCTCGCAGGGAACTCCCACCAATTATACCATAACGGTTCGCAATCGCGGCTCCAATGCCCAAAACGTATATCAGGTCAAGCTTGTCACATCTACGGGGGCTGAACTGGCATCGATCGCCGGCACTCCCATCGCCGCGGGACAGACCATCGATTTCACTGTTACCTGGACCCCCGCAACCGAGGGTCCGCTGATCATTCGTGGCAGGGTCGTCCTTGTCGGAGATCAAAACCCAAACAACGACCAGACTCAGCCATTGAACATCACCGTCATGCCCGAAGGCATGGTGGTCGTCACCGTCGGAGCGGGAGACCAGCAAGCCCAGATCCCCGTCAATATGTACTGGATGAACAGCCTCTTCGAGACTCTTTACTATCCTCAGGAACTCGGTATGTTCGGCACAGTCACGGCTCTTTCCTTCTACAACAGCTTTGTGACCAACCTGCCGAATAAACCCACCAAAATCTGGCTCGGCTCCACTCAAAACGACAACCTTGCCGGTGGATGGATTCCCTCCACGCAGCTCACACTCGTCTATGACGGCAATGTGAATTATCCCATCGGGCAAAATACCATCACCATCCCCCTGCAAACTCCATATACCTACGCCGGCGGAAACCTCGTGATGATGGTGAACCGTCCCATGGACACGCAGTATTTCTCCCCTTCGGACGTTTTCTATAGCCAGACCGTGGGCACGAACCGCAGTCTGCATATCTATTCCGACGGAACGCAGTACTTCCCGGAAAATCCTCCCACCGGAGCCACACCGACCGGGCAATTTCCTAAGACCACCTTCCACATGACTCCAATTGGCCCAAATCCGATTTTTATGGTCAACCCCAGCAGCCACAACTATGGAACGGTGCTCCTGAACAGCACCCACAACCGCAACTTCAACGTGATGAACGTAGGTGGCGGAACCCTCACCATCACCAGCATCGGCATCGCAGGCAGTGAATACATGACCCTGCAAAACCTGCCCGCGCTTCCGGCAAACCTGAATACCGGTCAGTTACTCACCTTCACCGCAAGATACAATCCCACGATCGCGGGGAACCATACAGCCACGATCACCGTGAACGATCACCTTCGTTCAGGGGGACGCTCCACCCGGGACCGCCTACCCAACACCATCGCGCTGACGGGTAGCTGCGTCGATCCCACCATCACCGCGCTGCCCTACTTGCAAAACTTCGATGCGGTCACAGCTCCCGCTTTACCTGTGCAATGGACAACCATCGTCCAATCCATCGCCCCCGCCGCAGGAGTGACGACCAGCGCCACAACCCCATACTCGGCGCCTAATAGCGCTCTGATGACAAACAGCACGGACGCCAACGCTTCGCTGATCTTCGTAGCGCCTCCATACGTGAACACGATCAACACCAACGCTACCAGAACCAAATTCTATGCCCGTTCCTCCGGAGCGAACTTCACCCTCTCCGTGGGTGTATTAACCAATCCGCAAATCGCTGCGACCTACATCGAAACCCAGGTGATCACTCTCAGCACTACCTGGACGGAATACGTGGTCACTTTCGGAGGTTATACCGGCACGGGCAGAACCATCGCTTTCAAGCATGGACTGGGTGGAACGAACCGCTCCATTTTTCTGGACAACATCATGCTGGAATACATCCCTCAAAATGATCTTGCCGCGCTATCAATAACCGGAAACACCACGCCCTCCGTGGGCATGCTGTCAAACTATAGCATCAGCATCTTCAACTGGGGTTCGAACCCGCAAACGACCTATCAGGTGAAGCTCTTCCGCACCGGCGACGTCGAGCTTGGATCAGTTGCCGGTCCAAACATCAATCCCGGTCAGACGGTCGTCGTTGCTGTGCCATGGACTCCCACCGTGGAAGGCGCCACCCAGGTCTATGGCAAGGTCTTCCTCACGGGAGATCAAAACAACCTGAACGACCAAACCCCGAACTTCCCTGTCGTCGTCCAACCCCAGGGCTTGATGGTTCTCACCATCGGCTCAGGCAACCAGACCGGTCGCTTCCCATTGGATATGTATTACATGAACTCGCTGTTTGAGACCCTATACTATCCCGCGGAGCTTGGAAACACGATCGGCGTCATCTTTGGCGTTGGATTCTACAACAACTTTGCGACCAATCTGCCGAACAAACCCACCAAAATATGGATGGGCACCACCACCCAAAACGATCTCTCCGCCGGATGGATCCCCTCCACTCAGTTGACCCTCGTCTTCGACGGCAACGTGAACTATCCCAGCGGACAAAACCTGATCCACATCCCCTTCACCACACCCTTTATGTATCTGAACGGACAAAACCTCGTGTTATTGGTAAACCGTCCCATGGACACCCAATACTTCAGTCCCTCGGATTTGTTTCTGACCCAGACCGTGGGAACGAACCGCGCCCGCAACGCCTATTCAGACGGCATCGCATACGATCCTGCCAATCCTCCCACCGCCACAGCAAGCGGAGCCTTCCCCAAAACATCCTTCTACATCGTCCCCGGAGGAGTGGGACACATCAACGGAACGGTCTATGGAGCCGGCGGAGCGCCGTTAGCCGGAGTTCTAATGCAATTTGCCACCGGCGGATATAGCGCAACTACCAACGCCCAGGGACTATATCAGATTCAAAACCTCATCACGGGCACCTATCAGGTAACCTTCAGCAAGTACGGATATATCAACCAGACCCAAACCGTTGAGATCTCGGAAGATGTGACCCTGACCCTGAATATCAACCTTGTCCAGATGCCGCAAGTGACCGTCGGCGGAACCATTCTTGCCAGCGACACCGGATTGGGACTTCCCGGAGCGGGGATATTCTTGCAGGGCTATGATAACTATAGCGGCACCACCAATACCCAGGGGCTCTTCAGCATACCCACCGTTTACGCGAATCAGACCTACAATTATACCGTCATCTGCCCCGGCTATCAAAACGCCAGCGGTGTCATCAACGTGGGCAGCACAAACTATTCTTTCGGAAACATCATCTTAAGTGAGATCGCCTACGCGCCCAGACAAGTGCAGGGTGAGATCATCAACAACAACACCCAAATCAGCCTCCAATGGCAGGCACCGGATCCCACCGCACTCGATCTGACTGAGAGCTTTGAAGGTGATTCCTTCCCGCCGGAAAGCTGGTCGAGGGTAATCAACAACAACGGTCCCGCCAACGCCAATGGAGTATTTCCCACTTGGTGCAGAACGGGTGGCATCACCATCGGCGGAAACCCAGTCAATCCCACGGACGGTAGCCATCAAGCCGGATTGTGGTGGAGCTATAGTCACCAGGATGAATGGTTGATGACCCCCTCCTTCAACTGCCCCCCCGCAGCATATTTGAGGTTCGATTCCTATGTCTTTCTCGGTTCCACCAATGGCGATCACTACTATGTGAAAGTCTCCGCAAACGGAGGAACCACCTGGACGATCCTTTGGGATGCCTCAGCTCTGACCGGTGGATGGAACTACTATACCACGCCGATCAACATCAATCTCTCCATGTATGAGGGACAGCAGATCAAGCTCGCCTGGCACGCGGATGATCCGCCTTCAAATGACGGTCTTTGGTATGTCTGGTTCATAGACGATATCTATGTCGGCAACGAAGTCGGCGCATTGCGTTTTGCCGCATCGGATTTCAGCAGGACTTCTGTAAGTTCCACCCGACCAAACACATCCATCGATGCCAGCCTTCCTTTGCGGCTCTCCAAAGATGTTAGACATGCGTATCCGCGCGTCGAGGGCAAATTCACCGCTACAAACGTCCAAAGCGGTGGTCGGTACAACAGCCGCGCCCTGATCGGCTACAAGGTCTGGCGTCTGACTGCGGGAATGGAGCAGAGCGAACAGACTTGGACTCTTCTGACCACGGCAACGATTCCAGGACAGACTCTTATTGACACCAACTGGATGAATCTGCCAAACAACACCTATCGCTGGGCAGTCAGAGCAGTCTATACCTCAAACGTCATGTCCGTACCCGCTTTCTCCAATCAATTGGTCAAACAAGTGGTCAGCGGATCCATCTCCGGCGTGGTGAGGACTCCTCAAACAGCACCGATTCAGGGAGCTACAATCACCGCGGGTGCATTTACCGCCACGACAAACACCTCCGGCGCCTACAGCTTGCTCGTCCCCGTCGGCACATACAGCGTCACCGCTTCCAAGACGGGATTCATTACCCTCACTGTCCATGACGTCCTCGTGAACACCAATCTTACTACCACGGTAAACTTCGTCCTTCACCCCGGATCAGCTACGGATGATGATTTGATGCCGGTTTATCATACGGAGCTGGGGGGGAACTTCCCCAATCCCTTCAATCCCGAAACCACGATCAGCTACGCGGTCAAAGACCCCTCAGCCGTTTCTATCGGGATCTATAACGTCAAAGGGCAATTGGTGCGCACCCTGGTGAATAAAGAGCACAACAGCGGACGCTTTAGCGTCGTGTTCAATGGAAAGGACGATGCGGGCAAAAACATTGCCAGCGGCATCTATTTCTACCGGATGACAGCTGGGAGCTTTGTCTCCACCAAAAAGATGATCCTCATGCAGTAG